From a region of the Methanolinea sp. genome:
- a CDS encoding tRNA pseudouridine(54/55) synthase Pus10, whose amino-acid sequence MDLTELTGAILAYGEICDHCLGRMFGKRSFSLTNDNRGVALRITYFIARNEPYTPHEGTCWICQGFFEEIGVWADRVVTAINDTEFSTFLIGTRIPPLMAEAEEMVWSDLSLTHAEPIKSEINREVGKAVALRTGKEADLLHPDVVAILDPLSGTVEVQVKPVFFSGRYRKLERGIPQTHWDCRVCRGNGCERCGFTGKQYPDSVEELMGRPVIDLFKAEGAVLHGAGREDIDARMIGTGRPFVMEVVTPRTRTVDLRTVEQAINTQAAGRVEVSLTGWSRREDVETIKSDKAYKKYRILVEIDGLLSLSELKSAVASLKGVTIEQRTPQRVSHRRADKIRERKVLDIEAVGEGKDGFVIEVTGEAGLYIKELISGDSGRTRPSLAGVLNRPARVTELDVIAVRGSEEE is encoded by the coding sequence GTGGACCTGACGGAACTGACAGGAGCAATCCTGGCCTATGGGGAGATCTGCGATCACTGCCTGGGGAGGATGTTCGGGAAGAGGTCATTCTCTCTAACCAATGACAACCGCGGGGTGGCCCTCAGAATCACCTACTTTATCGCCCGAAACGAGCCTTACACGCCGCATGAGGGTACATGCTGGATCTGCCAGGGGTTCTTTGAGGAGATCGGCGTGTGGGCGGACCGGGTTGTGACGGCAATCAACGATACCGAGTTTTCGACCTTTCTTATCGGAACCCGGATCCCGCCCCTCATGGCCGAGGCCGAAGAGATGGTCTGGAGCGACCTCTCCCTCACGCATGCGGAACCAATCAAGTCCGAGATCAACCGCGAGGTGGGAAAAGCGGTCGCCCTGCGGACCGGGAAGGAGGCAGATCTCTTGCACCCGGATGTGGTGGCAATTCTTGACCCTCTCTCTGGGACTGTAGAGGTGCAGGTCAAACCCGTGTTCTTTTCCGGAAGATACAGGAAGCTCGAGCGCGGGATTCCCCAGACACACTGGGACTGCCGGGTCTGCCGGGGGAATGGGTGTGAGCGGTGCGGGTTTACCGGCAAGCAGTATCCTGATTCGGTAGAGGAGCTGATGGGAAGGCCGGTCATCGATCTGTTCAAAGCCGAGGGGGCGGTCCTGCATGGGGCAGGCCGGGAGGATATCGATGCCAGGATGATCGGGACCGGCCGGCCGTTCGTCATGGAGGTCGTCACACCGCGCACGCGGACTGTCGATCTCCGGACCGTTGAGCAGGCCATCAATACACAGGCGGCAGGCAGAGTTGAAGTGTCCCTCACGGGCTGGTCACGGCGGGAAGACGTGGAAACCATTAAATCAGACAAAGCGTATAAAAAATACAGGATCCTGGTCGAGATAGACGGCCTGTTATCCCTCTCCGAGCTCAAATCCGCCGTTGCATCCCTGAAAGGGGTCACAATAGAGCAGCGCACCCCGCAGCGGGTGTCCCACCGGAGAGCCGATAAAATTCGGGAACGGAAGGTTCTCGACATCGAAGCGGTCGGTGAGGGAAAAGACGGCTTCGTCATTGAGGTCACCGGTGAAGCAGGCCTCTACATCAAGGAGCTTATTTCCGGAGATTCCGGGAGGACCCGGCCGAGCCTCGCCGGGGTTCTCAACCGACCTGCCCGGGTGACAGAGCTCGATGTCATTGCAGTACGTGGCAGCGAAGAGGAGTGA
- the trmY gene encoding tRNA (pseudouridine(54)-N(1))-methyltransferase TrmY, with protein MKRICVIGHHAPSSSDFSVNDLAGGAGRLDILCRCLGSAFFLSHGIRRDIEVFLVLLGPPRPPVTIRFSGAEIRSFNPDERSTGSLIKKALSIPRGDTFRESGPGVAVRKGGLAKLLTEHPFAVLNENGADIRQTAMLPGNVILSDHLNLTAEEEEMVSGCPAYSVGPLSLHANAAITLLLNEHDRRSAGWT; from the coding sequence ATGAAACGGATCTGCGTGATTGGCCACCACGCCCCAAGCTCAAGCGATTTCTCAGTGAACGACCTGGCCGGCGGGGCAGGGAGGCTGGATATCCTTTGCCGGTGTCTTGGTTCCGCGTTCTTTCTCTCCCATGGGATCAGGCGTGACATCGAGGTCTTTCTCGTCCTGCTCGGTCCCCCCAGGCCTCCGGTCACCATCCGGTTTTCCGGAGCGGAGATACGGTCTTTCAACCCTGACGAGCGGAGCACCGGTTCGCTGATCAAGAAGGCCCTCTCCATCCCCCGGGGCGACACCTTCCGCGAATCAGGTCCGGGCGTGGCGGTACGGAAAGGGGGGCTCGCAAAGCTCCTTACCGAACACCCCTTTGCGGTGCTTAACGAAAACGGCGCCGATATCCGGCAGACCGCGATGCTTCCCGGAAATGTCATCCTCTCCGATCACCTGAACCTTACCGCCGAAGAGGAAGAGATGGTCTCCGGTTGCCCGGCCTACTCGGTCGGCCCGCTCTCGCTTCATGCGAATGCTGCGATAACCCTTCTGCTCAACGAGCATGACAGGAGGAGTGCCGGGTGGACCTGA